In Caproiciproducens sp. NJN-50, the following are encoded in one genomic region:
- the rplF gene encoding 50S ribosomal protein L6 — protein sequence MSRIGRKPINIPAGVTVSVDGSVVSVKGPKGALTQKVHPNMTVSVEDSEIHVTRPDDEKENKSLHGLTRSLIHNMVTGVTEGFKKELDVNGVGYRVQKQGKNLVMNLGYSHQVTVPEVDGITIECPTANKIVILGPDKQQVGQFAAEVREKRPPEPYKGKGIRYTGEHVRRKEGKAGKGAKK from the coding sequence ATGTCGCGAATTGGAAGAAAACCCATAAATATTCCCGCCGGCGTCACCGTTTCGGTTGACGGCAGCGTTGTATCGGTGAAGGGCCCGAAGGGCGCCCTGACGCAAAAGGTCCATCCCAACATGACTGTCAGCGTCGAGGACAGCGAGATCCACGTGACCCGTCCCGACGATGAAAAAGAGAACAAATCCCTGCACGGCCTGACCCGCTCGCTGATCCACAATATGGTTACGGGCGTGACGGAGGGCTTCAAAAAGGAGCTGGACGTCAACGGCGTCGGCTACCGTGTGCAGAAGCAGGGGAAGAACCTGGTCATGAACCTCGGCTATTCCCATCAGGTGACGGTTCCGGAAGTGGACGGCATTACCATCGAATGCCCCACGGCGAACAAGATCGTGATCCTTGGCCCGGATAAACAGCAGGTCGGGCAGTTTGCGGCGGAAGTCCGCGAGAAGCGTCCGCCGGAGCCGTATAAGGGCAAGGGAATCCGCTACACCGGTGAACACGTCCGCCGCAAGGAAGGCAAAGCCGGCAAGGGCGCAAAGAAGTAA
- the rpsH gene encoding 30S ribosomal protein S8, protein MQITDTIADLLTRIRNASSAKHDSVEIPASNMKKAIVQILVDEGYVKNYTVIEDGKQGIIKVNLKYGEGKTAVINGLRRVSKPGLRIYSNAEDLPKVMKGLGIAIVSTSKGVMTDREARKQNVGGEVLAFIW, encoded by the coding sequence ATGCAGATTACAGATACGATTGCCGATTTGCTTACCCGCATCCGCAATGCGAGTTCCGCAAAGCATGATTCCGTGGAGATCCCCGCTTCCAATATGAAAAAAGCGATCGTGCAGATTCTTGTGGACGAGGGTTATGTCAAAAACTATACGGTGATAGAGGACGGCAAGCAGGGAATCATCAAGGTAAACCTGAAGTACGGCGAAGGAAAGACCGCCGTCATCAACGGCCTGCGCAGGGTGAGCAAGCCGGGCCTTCGCATTTATTCCAACGCCGAGGACCTGCCCAAGGTGATGAAGGGCCTGGGCATCGCGATCGTTTCGACCTCCAAGGGGGTCATGACGGACCGCGAGGCCCGCAAGCAGAACGTGGGCGGCGAAGTTCTCGCATTTATTTGGTAA
- a CDS encoding type Z 30S ribosomal protein S14: MAKTSMKVKQRREQKFSSREYNRCKICGRPHAYLRKFGICRICFRELAYKGEIPGVKKASW, translated from the coding sequence GTGGCCAAAACTTCCATGAAAGTCAAACAGAGAAGAGAACAGAAGTTTTCTTCCCGCGAATACAACCGTTGCAAAATCTGTGGCAGGCCGCACGCCTATCTTCGCAAATTCGGAATCTGCCGCATCTGCTTTCGGGAGCTTGCCTACAAGGGCGAGATTCCCGGCGTAAAAAAGGCGAGCTGGTAA
- the rplE gene encoding 50S ribosomal protein L5 encodes MARMKEQYRKEIAPALMKRFSYKSVMQIPKLDKIVINIGAGEAKENSKVIDSAMGDIAAITGQRPVVTTAKKSVANFKVRAGMKIGVKVTLRGDRMYEFLDRLFNVALPRVRDFRGINPNSFDGRGNYNMGVKEQLIFPEIDYDKIDKVRGMDICFVTTAKTDEESRELLTLLGAPFAK; translated from the coding sequence ATGGCAAGAATGAAGGAGCAGTATCGGAAGGAAATCGCACCGGCGCTGATGAAGAGGTTTTCCTACAAAAGCGTCATGCAGATTCCCAAGCTGGATAAGATCGTCATCAACATCGGGGCCGGCGAAGCCAAGGAGAACTCCAAGGTGATCGACTCCGCGATGGGCGATATCGCAGCCATCACCGGGCAGCGGCCCGTGGTGACCACAGCAAAGAAGTCGGTTGCGAACTTCAAGGTCCGCGCGGGCATGAAGATCGGCGTCAAGGTGACGCTGCGCGGCGACCGGATGTATGAGTTTCTGGACCGGCTTTTCAACGTGGCGCTCCCGCGCGTCAGGGACTTTCGCGGCATCAACCCGAATTCCTTCGACGGCAGGGGCAATTACAACATGGGCGTCAAAGAACAGCTGATTTTCCCGGAAATCGATTACGACAAAATCGACAAGGTCCGCGGAATGGACATCTGCTTTGTGACGACCGCGAAAACCGACGAGGAATCCAGAGAGCTTTTAACGCTGCTCGGCGCCCCGTTTGCGAAATAA
- the rplX gene encoding 50S ribosomal protein L24 produces the protein MKKIHVKTGDTVIVLNGKDRGKKGKVLQVSPKEGKVIVEGINMVSKHVKPRKMGEEGGIVKAEGALYACKVQLVCPHCGKPTRVSHKLYEDGTKERICRKCGEAL, from the coding sequence ATTAAAAAGATTCATGTTAAAACCGGTGACACCGTGATTGTTTTAAACGGCAAGGACCGCGGCAAGAAGGGCAAAGTCCTTCAGGTCAGCCCGAAGGAGGGCAAGGTCATCGTCGAGGGGATCAACATGGTGAGTAAACATGTGAAGCCCCGCAAAATGGGCGAAGAGGGCGGTATCGTGAAAGCCGAGGGCGCCCTGTACGCCTGCAAGGTCCAGCTTGTCTGCCCCCACTGCGGCAAACCCACCCGTGTCTCCCACAAGCTGTATGAGGACGGCACGAAGGAACGCATTTGCAGAAAATGCGGCGAAGCGCTGTAA
- the rplN gene encoding 50S ribosomal protein L14, which yields MIQQQTYLNVADNTGAKQLMCIRVLGGTGRRYANIGDVIVASVKKAAPGGTVKKGDVVKAVVVRTASGVRREDGTYIRFDENAAVLIKDDKNPTGTRIFGPVARELRDRDYVKILSLAPEVL from the coding sequence GTGATACAACAGCAGACATACCTCAACGTTGCCGACAACACCGGCGCGAAGCAGCTCATGTGCATCCGCGTGCTTGGCGGTACCGGCAGGAGGTACGCGAATATCGGCGATGTCATCGTAGCGTCGGTCAAGAAGGCGGCGCCGGGCGGCACCGTGAAAAAGGGCGACGTGGTCAAGGCGGTGGTCGTGCGTACTGCTTCGGGTGTTCGCCGCGAGGACGGGACCTACATCCGGTTCGACGAGAACGCCGCCGTTCTGATCAAGGACGACAAAAACCCAACGGGCACGCGCATCTTTGGCCCGGTGGCCAGGGAACTGCGCGACAGGGACTACGTAAAGATCTTAAGTCTTGCCCCTGAAGTGCTTTAA
- the rpsQ gene encoding 30S ribosomal protein S17, with product MSDRNIRKTEVGKVVSDKMDKTIVVAVEDSVKHPLYKKVVKRTVRLKAHDENNECSVGDRVRVMETRPLSKDKRWRLVKILEKAK from the coding sequence GTGAGCGACAGGAATATCAGAAAAACCGAGGTCGGCAAGGTCGTCAGCGACAAAATGGATAAGACCATCGTCGTCGCGGTGGAAGACAGCGTGAAGCACCCGCTTTACAAAAAGGTTGTCAAGCGCACCGTGCGCCTGAAGGCGCATGACGAAAACAACGAATGCTCCGTCGGCGACCGCGTGCGCGTCATGGAGACCCGGCCGTTGAGCAAGGATAAAAGATGGCGTCTGGTCAAGATTTTGGAGAAGGCCAAGTAA
- the rpmC gene encoding 50S ribosomal protein L29, protein MKPAEVRQLSAEELESKLKDLKAELFNLRFQLTINQLDNPMRIKAVKKDIARIKTVLRENELRDSANA, encoded by the coding sequence ATGAAGCCAGCGGAAGTCAGACAATTAAGCGCGGAAGAGCTTGAAAGCAAGCTGAAGGATCTCAAGGCCGAGCTTTTCAACCTCCGTTTCCAGCTTACCATTAATCAGCTCGACAATCCGATGCGTATTAAGGCTGTTAAAAAGGATATCGCACGCATCAAGACCGTTTTGCGCGAAAATGAACTCAGAGACAGCGCCAATGCGTAA
- the rplP gene encoding 50S ribosomal protein L16, producing MLMPKRVKYRKVQRGRMTGKCTRGNKIDYGQFGLQALEPAWITANQIEAARVAMTRYTKRFGQVWIKIFPDKPVTKKPAEVRMGSGKGAPEYWVAVVKPGRVLFEMGGVSEETAKEALRLASNKLPIRCKFVAKEETDGEQS from the coding sequence ATGCTGATGCCAAAGCGCGTGAAATACCGCAAAGTACAGCGCGGCCGCATGACCGGGAAATGCACCCGCGGCAACAAGATCGACTACGGCCAGTTCGGCCTTCAGGCGTTGGAACCGGCATGGATCACCGCCAACCAGATCGAGGCGGCCCGTGTTGCCATGACCCGTTACACAAAGCGTTTCGGGCAGGTCTGGATCAAAATTTTCCCGGATAAGCCGGTCACGAAAAAACCCGCCGAGGTCCGCATGGGCTCCGGTAAAGGCGCGCCCGAGTACTGGGTGGCCGTCGTAAAGCCGGGACGCGTGCTGTTTGAAATGGGCGGCGTTTCCGAGGAAACCGCGAAGGAAGCCCTTCGCCTCGCGTCCAACAAACTGCCGATCCGGTGCAAATTTGTTGCCAAGGAAGAAACGGATGGTGAGCAGTCATGA
- the rpsC gene encoding 30S ribosomal protein S3, protein MGQKVNPHGFRVGIIKDWDSRWFTKDNVFGDTLVEDYKLRKMLLKQLKPAGVPKIEIERDASKVRLHIHCAKPGIVIGKGGAEIEKLRLQCEKQLGKPVTINIVEVKNPDLNAQLVAENIAQQLEKRISFRRALKQSIGRAMKMGAKGIKTQVSGRLGGAEIARREQYHDGTIPLQTIRADIDYGFAEAATTYGRIGVKVWIYRGEVLQDSRKPRREGGSK, encoded by the coding sequence ATGGGCCAGAAAGTCAATCCGCACGGGTTCCGTGTGGGCATTATCAAAGACTGGGATTCCCGCTGGTTTACAAAGGACAACGTCTTCGGCGACACGCTCGTCGAAGACTACAAGCTGCGCAAGATGTTGCTTAAGCAGCTGAAACCCGCCGGCGTTCCAAAAATAGAGATCGAGCGCGACGCCTCCAAGGTGCGCCTTCACATCCATTGCGCAAAGCCGGGCATCGTTATCGGCAAAGGCGGCGCTGAAATTGAAAAGCTTCGCCTGCAGTGCGAAAAGCAGCTGGGAAAACCCGTTACGATCAACATCGTAGAGGTGAAAAACCCGGACCTGAACGCACAGCTGGTCGCGGAAAACATCGCGCAGCAGCTCGAAAAAAGAATTTCTTTCCGCCGCGCGCTGAAGCAGAGCATCGGCCGCGCCATGAAGATGGGCGCCAAAGGGATCAAGACGCAGGTTTCCGGCCGTCTGGGCGGCGCTGAAATCGCCAGAAGAGAGCAATACCACGACGGCACGATTCCTCTTCAGACCATCCGTGCCGACATCGATTACGGGTTTGCCGAGGCCGCCACGACCTACGGGCGCATCGGCGTGAAGGTCTGGATCTACAGGGGCGAAGTCCTGCAGGACAGCCGTAAGCCCCGCAGGGAAGGGGGCAGCAAGTAA
- the rplV gene encoding 50S ribosomal protein L22, which produces MEARAYLKYARISPRKVQIVLDLIRNKPVDVAMAILKHTPKAASESLEKLLKSAMANAENNHGMDVSKLYVSQCFVSPGPILKRIRPRAQGRAFQILKRTSHVTMVLKEQE; this is translated from the coding sequence ATGGAAGCAAGGGCTTATCTGAAATATGCCCGCATCTCTCCCCGCAAGGTTCAGATCGTTCTCGACCTGATCCGCAACAAACCGGTCGACGTAGCGATGGCTATCCTGAAGCACACGCCGAAAGCCGCGAGCGAGAGCCTTGAAAAACTGCTGAAATCGGCTATGGCCAACGCAGAGAACAATCACGGCATGGACGTTTCCAAACTGTATGTTTCTCAGTGCTTTGTTTCTCCTGGTCCGATCCTCAAACGCATCCGTCCGAGAGCGCAGGGGCGTGCGTTCCAGATTTTAAAGAGGACTTCGCACGTGACCATGGTGCTGAAAGAACAGGAATAA
- the rpsS gene encoding 30S ribosomal protein S19 gives MSRSVKKGPYVQPVLLKRIQEMNAAGEKKIVKTWSRSSTIFPDFVGHTIAVHDGRKHVPVYVTEDMVGHRLGEFAPTRTFKGHSGSKTTAPGK, from the coding sequence ATGAGCAGAAGCGTAAAGAAGGGTCCTTATGTTCAGCCTGTGCTGCTTAAAAGGATTCAGGAGATGAACGCGGCCGGCGAAAAGAAGATCGTCAAGACCTGGAGCAGATCCTCCACGATCTTCCCGGATTTTGTCGGCCATACGATAGCGGTTCACGACGGCCGCAAGCATGTCCCGGTTTACGTGACGGAGGACATGGTGGGTCACAGGCTGGGCGAGTTCGCCCCCACCCGCACCTTCAAGGGACATTCCGGCTCCAAGACAACGGCGCCGGGCAAATAA
- the rplB gene encoding 50S ribosomal protein L2 translates to MPTINFKPTTASRRNMSVMDYKVLTKKAPEKSLLESLPNNSGRNSYGRITVRHRGGKNRRKYRLIDFKRQKFDAPGKVASIEYDPNRSAFIALVQYEDGDRSYIIAPEGLKVGDTVVSGTSADIKPGNALPLENIPVGTFVHNVELYPGKGAQLARAAGIMAQLMAKENGMALLRLPSGELRNVPISCMATIGQVSNGDHENMKIGKAGRKRHMGWRPTVRGSVMNPNDHPHGGGEGRAPIGRPGPVTPWGKPTLGYKTRAHHNRSDKMIVKRRNGK, encoded by the coding sequence ATGCCAACCATTAATTTTAAGCCGACTACGGCTTCACGGCGCAATATGTCCGTCATGGACTATAAGGTCCTGACCAAAAAGGCGCCGGAAAAGAGCCTTTTAGAGTCTCTTCCGAACAATTCCGGCCGCAACAGCTACGGCCGCATCACCGTCCGCCACCGCGGCGGCAAGAACCGCAGAAAGTACCGCCTGATCGACTTCAAACGCCAGAAATTCGACGCTCCCGGCAAGGTCGCCAGCATCGAGTACGACCCGAACCGCTCCGCGTTCATCGCGCTGGTTCAGTATGAGGACGGCGACAGAAGCTATATCATCGCCCCCGAGGGCCTCAAGGTCGGAGACACGGTGGTTTCCGGCACTTCTGCGGACATCAAGCCGGGCAACGCGCTTCCACTGGAAAATATCCCCGTCGGCACCTTCGTCCACAACGTGGAGCTGTACCCCGGCAAGGGCGCCCAGCTGGCCCGCGCGGCCGGCATCATGGCCCAGCTGATGGCCAAGGAAAACGGGATGGCTTTGCTGCGCCTGCCTTCCGGCGAGCTGCGCAACGTGCCGATCTCCTGCATGGCGACCATCGGCCAGGTCAGCAACGGCGACCATGAAAACATGAAGATCGGCAAAGCAGGGCGCAAACGCCACATGGGGTGGAGGCCGACAGTCCGCGGTTCCGTCATGAACCCGAACGACCACCCGCACGGCGGCGGCGAGGGCAGAGCCCCCATCGGACGTCCCGGACCGGTCACCCCGTGGGGCAAGCCGACCCTGGGTTACAAGACCCGCGCTCACCACAACCGCTCCGACAAGATGATTGTCAAGCGCAGAAACGGCAAATAA
- the rplW gene encoding 50S ribosomal protein L23 — protein MAAQDIILRPVVTEKSMSGIGAKRYTFEVAKSATKIDIARAVEELFGVKVDRVNTLHVRGHLRRQGKSQGYTSSWKKAVVTLIEGSKTIEFFEGMM, from the coding sequence ATGGCAGCACAGGATATTATTCTCCGCCCGGTCGTGACGGAGAAAAGCATGTCCGGAATCGGCGCAAAACGGTATACCTTCGAGGTCGCCAAATCCGCGACGAAGATCGATATTGCCCGCGCGGTGGAAGAACTGTTCGGCGTCAAGGTCGACAGGGTCAATACTCTTCACGTCCGCGGCCATTTGCGCCGCCAGGGCAAAAGCCAGGGCTACACCAGTTCCTGGAAAAAAGCGGTCGTCACCCTGATCGAAGGCAGCAAAACGATTGAATTTTTTGAAGGCATGATGTAA
- the rplD gene encoding 50S ribosomal protein L4 encodes MPTVAVLDMAGKEVEKMDLSETVFGIEPNKKVMHDLVVNHLANLRQGTQAAKTRAEVSGGGRKPWRQKGTGHARQGSTRAPQWRHGGVVFAPKPRDYSYTLNKKERRLAMKSALSSKVLDSDMIVLDSLSLEEYKTKTIASMLSAVGSDRKALIVLPSADEKIIASSRNLPGVKTAVVNTLNVYDILDADKFIVVKDAVAQIEEVYA; translated from the coding sequence ATGCCTACAGTAGCAGTACTTGACATGGCCGGCAAGGAAGTCGAAAAGATGGACCTGTCCGAGACCGTGTTCGGAATCGAACCGAACAAAAAGGTGATGCACGACCTGGTGGTCAACCACCTTGCGAACCTGCGCCAGGGCACGCAGGCGGCGAAAACCCGCGCGGAAGTTTCCGGCGGCGGCAGAAAGCCGTGGAGACAGAAAGGCACGGGCCATGCGAGACAGGGCTCCACGCGCGCTCCTCAGTGGAGGCACGGCGGCGTCGTTTTCGCCCCCAAGCCGCGCGACTACAGCTATACGCTGAACAAGAAGGAACGCCGTCTCGCCATGAAATCCGCTCTTTCCAGCAAGGTCCTCGACAGCGACATGATCGTGCTCGACAGCCTTTCGCTGGAGGAATACAAGACCAAGACCATCGCGTCCATGCTCAGCGCGGTCGGCTCCGACAGGAAGGCCCTGATCGTTCTGCCGAGCGCGGATGAAAAGATCATCGCTTCCTCCCGGAACCTTCCCGGCGTGAAAACCGCAGTGGTCAATACCCTGAACGTTTACGATATTCTGGACGCAGACAAGTTCATCGTCGTCAAGGATGCGGTCGCTCAGATCGAGGAGGTGTATGCTTAA
- the rplC gene encoding 50S ribosomal protein L3, translating to MKKGIIGKKIGMTQIFDEQGKVIPVTVVEAGPCVIAQKKTVENDGYASVQMGYGDLKAAKVTKPVKGHFAKADVAPKKTLREFRFDDPEAYKVGDLVKADVFETGDKIDVTGVSKGKGYAGVIKRWNFQRLKESHGSGPVARHGGSNGACSTPSRVLPGMKMAGHLGAEQVTVQNLTVAKVDAENNLIAIRGAVPGPNGGIVVIRDSVKAARA from the coding sequence ATGAAAAAAGGGATTATCGGCAAGAAGATCGGCATGACGCAGATCTTCGACGAGCAGGGAAAAGTCATCCCCGTAACGGTCGTGGAAGCCGGCCCCTGCGTGATCGCGCAGAAAAAGACCGTGGAGAACGACGGTTACGCAAGCGTTCAGATGGGCTACGGCGACCTGAAAGCGGCGAAGGTGACAAAACCGGTGAAAGGGCATTTCGCAAAAGCGGACGTGGCCCCGAAGAAGACGCTGCGCGAATTCCGCTTTGACGACCCGGAGGCCTACAAGGTAGGCGATCTGGTCAAGGCGGACGTGTTCGAGACCGGCGACAAAATCGACGTGACCGGCGTCAGCAAGGGCAAGGGATATGCCGGCGTCATCAAGCGCTGGAACTTCCAGCGCCTGAAGGAAAGCCACGGCTCCGGCCCGGTTGCCCGCCACGGCGGCTCCAACGGCGCGTGTTCGACCCCGTCCAGGGTGCTGCCCGGCATGAAAATGGCCGGCCATCTGGGCGCGGAGCAGGTGACGGTGCAGAACCTGACCGTCGCCAAGGTGGATGCTGAAAACAACCTGATCGCCATCCGGGGCGCGGTTCCCGGCCCCAACGGCGGCATCGTGGTTATCCGCGACAGCGTGAAAGCTGCCAGGGCGTGA
- the rpsJ gene encoding 30S ribosomal protein S10, protein MAVKEKIRIRIKGYDHQLVDQSAEKIVATAKRTGARVSGPVPLPTEKQIITILRAVHKYKDSREQFEMRTHKRLIDILRPSNKTVEALMGLELPAGVEVEIKL, encoded by the coding sequence GTGGCAGTCAAGGAGAAAATCAGGATCAGAATCAAAGGGTACGACCACCAGCTGGTGGACCAGTCCGCCGAAAAGATCGTTGCAACGGCAAAGCGCACGGGCGCGAGAGTTTCCGGACCGGTTCCGCTCCCGACCGAGAAGCAGATCATCACGATTCTGCGCGCCGTCCACAAGTACAAGGACAGCCGCGAGCAGTTCGAGATGCGGACCCACAAGAGACTGATCGACATTCTGCGGCCGTCGAACAAGACGGTTGAGGCCCTGATGGGCCTGGAGCTCCCCGCAGGCGTTGAAGTGGAGATCAAACTCTGA
- the proS gene encoding proline--tRNA ligase — protein MAEQKKLVEAITPMEEDFAQWYTDIVKKAELMDYSSVRGCMVIEPYGWAIWENIQKYLDGRFKELGHENVSMPLFIPESLLNKEKEHVQGFAPEVAWVTMGGSEKLPERLCVRPTSETLFCDHYARVIHSWRDLPKLYNQWCSVVRWEKTTRPFLRSVEFHWQEGHTMHETAEEARAETLRMLEVYADFCEKQLAIPVLRGQKTESEKFAGAEATYTIEAMMHDGKALQSGTSHYFGDGFAKAFNVTFQGRDNSLCHPFQTSWGLSTRIIGGIIMTHGDDSGLVLPPAVAPIQVVVVPVAQHKPGVLEKAGEIQARLKKQFRVKTDDSDQSPGWKFSQYEMKGVPLRLEIGPKDIGKDQCVLVRRTDREKVFVPLGNLEEAVAEQLGKVRNDMYEKALQNREGKTYEAKTLDEMKEIAGSKPGFIKAMWCGDAACEEKLKEVAGVSSRCIPFGHEHGSGTCVCCGKPAEKLVVWGKAY, from the coding sequence ATGGCGGAACAGAAAAAACTGGTGGAGGCAATCACTCCCATGGAGGAGGATTTTGCCCAGTGGTATACGGATATCGTAAAAAAGGCGGAGCTGATGGACTATTCCAGCGTCCGCGGCTGCATGGTCATCGAGCCGTACGGCTGGGCCATCTGGGAAAACATCCAGAAATATCTGGACGGGCGCTTTAAGGAGCTTGGGCATGAAAATGTTTCAATGCCCCTCTTTATTCCGGAAAGCCTTTTGAATAAGGAAAAGGAGCATGTGCAGGGGTTTGCGCCGGAGGTTGCCTGGGTGACGATGGGCGGCAGCGAGAAGCTGCCGGAGCGCCTGTGTGTGCGCCCGACTTCGGAGACGCTGTTCTGTGACCATTATGCACGCGTGATCCATTCTTGGAGGGACTTGCCGAAGCTGTACAACCAGTGGTGTTCGGTGGTCCGCTGGGAAAAGACGACCCGCCCCTTCCTGCGCTCGGTGGAATTCCACTGGCAGGAGGGCCACACGATGCACGAAACCGCCGAAGAGGCGCGCGCTGAGACCCTGAGGATGCTGGAGGTTTACGCGGACTTCTGCGAAAAGCAGCTTGCCATTCCGGTTCTGCGCGGACAAAAGACCGAAAGCGAAAAGTTCGCCGGCGCGGAGGCAACCTATACCATCGAAGCCATGATGCATGACGGAAAGGCCCTTCAGTCCGGCACCAGCCATTACTTTGGCGACGGATTTGCAAAAGCGTTCAACGTGACGTTTCAGGGCAGGGACAATTCCCTGTGCCATCCGTTCCAGACCTCCTGGGGCCTGAGTACCCGCATCATCGGCGGGATCATCATGACCCACGGCGACGACAGCGGCCTTGTCCTGCCGCCCGCGGTCGCGCCGATCCAGGTCGTCGTCGTGCCGGTCGCGCAGCACAAGCCCGGCGTGCTCGAAAAAGCCGGGGAGATTCAGGCGCGGCTGAAAAAGCAATTCCGCGTGAAAACGGACGATTCCGACCAGTCCCCCGGATGGAAATTTTCCCAGTATGAGATGAAGGGCGTTCCGCTCCGCCTGGAGATCGGCCCGAAGGACATCGGGAAAGACCAGTGCGTGCTGGTCCGCCGCACCGACCGGGAGAAGGTCTTCGTCCCGCTCGGCAATCTGGAAGAGGCCGTTGCGGAACAGCTTGGGAAAGTCCGGAACGACATGTACGAGAAGGCGCTGCAAAACCGCGAAGGCAAGACCTATGAAGCGAAAACGCTCGATGAGATGAAGGAGATCGCCGGCTCGAAACCCGGCTTCATCAAAGCAATGTGGTGCGGAGACGCCGCGTGCGAGGAAAAACTCAAGGAGGTGGCGGGCGTTTCCTCCCGCTGCATCCCGTTCGGTCACGAGCACGGCTCCGGAACCTGCGTCTGCTGCGGAAAGCCGGCGGAAAAGCTGGTCGTCTGGGGCAAGGCGTATTGA
- a CDS encoding OadG-related small transporter subunit, producing the protein MSYGFLLSAYRGPVGPVNGADIGRSLELMGKGMAGIFLVMLLIFLVIVILNRATKNRE; encoded by the coding sequence ATGAGCTACGGTTTTCTGCTGAGTGCGTATCGGGGGCCGGTCGGCCCGGTGAACGGCGCCGATATCGGCCGTTCGCTGGAACTGATGGGCAAGGGCATGGCGGGGATCTTTCTCGTGATGCTTCTGATCTTTCTGGTGATCGTGATTTTGAACCGCGCGACGAAAAACAGGGAATGA
- a CDS encoding sodium ion-translocating decarboxylase subunit beta has product MVVMWAVGGLLIWLAVKKDFEPSLLLPMGFGAILVNLPYSGVLGDNGIIEWLFNKGIAASEAMPLLLFVGIGAMIDFGPLLSNPRMILFGAAAQFGIFFTVTAAVLLGFPLRDAMSVGVIGAADGPTSILVSQVLDSDYKGAIAVAAYSYMALVPLIQPFAIRLVTTRKERQIRMPYRPDSVSKTTRILFPIIVTMIAGLIAPDSVALVGLLMFGNLIRECGRLESLSKAAQGPLANLITIFLGITIAFQMRADVFVRWNTLAVMALGLVAFVFDSAGGVLFAKFLNLFLPEGRKFNPMVGAAGISAFPMSARVIQKMGLQEDNQNHLLMHAIGANVAGQIGSVVAGGIILSLAKNFLG; this is encoded by the coding sequence ATGGTTGTCATGTGGGCTGTCGGCGGGCTGCTGATCTGGCTGGCCGTTAAAAAGGATTTTGAACCTTCGCTGCTTCTGCCGATGGGTTTCGGCGCCATTCTGGTCAATCTGCCCTATTCGGGCGTCCTGGGGGACAACGGGATCATCGAGTGGCTGTTCAACAAGGGGATCGCCGCTTCGGAGGCCATGCCGCTGCTGCTCTTCGTCGGCATCGGCGCCATGATCGATTTCGGGCCCCTGCTGTCGAACCCGCGGATGATCCTGTTCGGCGCCGCCGCGCAGTTCGGCATCTTTTTTACCGTCACGGCGGCGGTGCTGCTCGGCTTTCCGCTCAGGGACGCCATGTCGGTCGGCGTGATCGGCGCGGCGGACGGGCCGACGTCCATCCTGGTTTCCCAGGTGCTGGACAGCGATTACAAAGGGGCCATTGCCGTCGCGGCCTATTCCTACATGGCGCTGGTCCCGCTGATCCAGCCGTTTGCCATCCGGCTGGTCACGACCCGGAAGGAGCGGCAGATCCGGATGCCCTACCGGCCGGATTCCGTCTCAAAGACGACGAGAATCCTGTTTCCGATCATCGTTACGATGATCGCCGGGCTGATCGCCCCCGATTCCGTCGCGCTGGTCGGCCTTTTGATGTTCGGCAATCTGATCCGGGAATGCGGAAGGCTCGAAAGCCTCTCGAAGGCCGCGCAGGGACCGTTGGCGAACCTGATCACGATTTTTCTCGGCATCACGATCGCGTTCCAGATGCGAGCGGACGTGTTCGTGCGCTGGAACACGCTGGCGGTTATGGCGCTCGGCCTGGTTGCCTTTGTATTCGACTCCGCCGGCGGAGTTTTGTTTGCAAAATTTCTGAATCTCTTTCTTCCGGAGGGAAGGAAATTCAACCCGATGGTCGGCGCGGCAGGAATTTCCGCATTCCCGATGTCGGCGCGCGTGATTCAGAAAATGGGTTTGCAGGAGGATAACCAGAACCACCTGCTGATGCACGCGATCGGCGCGAATGTGGCGGGGCAGATCGGTTCGGTGGTTGCGGGCGGCATTATTCTGTCGCTTGCAAAGAACTTTTTAGGATAG